A DNA window from Caldanaerobius fijiensis DSM 17918 contains the following coding sequences:
- the hisG gene encoding ATP phosphoribosyltransferase — protein MDYITIAMAKGRLAEKAIALLEKAGIDCSELKVETRKLILKDESSGIRFVMVKPVDVPTYVEYGAADMGIVGKDVLMEADVDCYEMLDLGFGFCRMVVAGPREVTGRYFVDKRVATKYPRIAERYFKEKGENVEIIKLNGSVELAPILGLSEVIVDIVETGKTLKENGLVVLDEIFSSSARLIVNRASLKVKSQPIKNIIARLRGAIN, from the coding sequence ATGGATTACATTACAATAGCTATGGCAAAAGGGCGGTTAGCTGAAAAAGCCATAGCACTATTAGAAAAAGCTGGTATAGACTGTAGCGAACTAAAAGTAGAAACCCGCAAGCTTATATTGAAGGATGAATCATCAGGTATAAGATTTGTTATGGTGAAGCCTGTGGATGTGCCTACATATGTAGAGTACGGCGCAGCGGACATGGGTATTGTGGGCAAAGATGTGCTGATGGAAGCGGATGTGGATTGCTACGAGATGCTGGACCTGGGGTTTGGGTTTTGCAGGATGGTGGTAGCAGGTCCCAGGGAGGTTACAGGAAGGTATTTTGTAGATAAACGGGTTGCTACCAAGTATCCCAGGATTGCTGAGAGGTATTTTAAGGAAAAAGGCGAGAATGTAGAGATTATCAAACTCAATGGTTCGGTAGAGCTAGCACCTATATTGGGTTTGTCTGAGGTTATTGTGGATATAGTAGAAACTGGTAAGACCTTAAAAGAAAATGGGCTGGTGGTGCTCGATGAGATATTTTCATCCAGTGCCAGGCTTATTGTAAATAGGGCCAGTCTAAAGGTAAAAAGCCAGCCGATTAAAAATATTATTGCGAGATTGAGAGGTGCTATAAATTGA
- the hisH gene encoding imidazole glycerol phosphate synthase subunit HisH: protein MIAIIDYGMGNLRSVQKAFEYTGHGAVITQDKSVIDESDGLVLPGVGAFPDAMKALEAIGLVDAIVKNVERGKPFLGICLGMQLLFETSYEGGLCRGLGLLRGEIVEIPKRYKVPHMGWNCLDIKQEVDLLKGVESGSYVYFVHSYYLKTDEVEQVYASVDYGVEIPAVVGHKNIYACQFHPEKSGEVGLQIIKNFGEMVK from the coding sequence GTGATAGCTATTATAGACTATGGCATGGGGAATTTGAGGAGCGTCCAGAAAGCCTTTGAGTATACAGGCCATGGTGCCGTCATAACTCAAGATAAGTCAGTTATTGATGAGTCGGATGGTTTGGTACTGCCTGGTGTTGGTGCTTTTCCCGATGCCATGAAGGCATTAGAAGCCATAGGCCTTGTCGATGCAATCGTGAAAAATGTCGAAAGGGGCAAGCCATTTTTAGGGATATGCTTAGGAATGCAGCTTTTATTTGAAACAAGCTATGAAGGGGGCCTTTGCCGGGGGCTTGGTTTATTAAGAGGCGAAATTGTAGAGATTCCCAAAAGGTATAAAGTACCTCATATGGGATGGAATTGTCTGGACATAAAGCAGGAAGTTGACTTATTAAAAGGTGTAGAAAGCGGTAGCTACGTGTATTTTGTACATTCCTATTATCTTAAAACCGATGAAGTGGAACAGGTATATGCCAGCGTGGATTACGGAGTTGAGATTCCGGCGGTAGTGGGGCATAAAAACATATATGCATGCCAGTTTCACCCTGAAAAAAGCGGAGAGGTAGGCCTACAAATCATAAAAAACTTCGGGGAGATGGTGAAATGA
- a CDS encoding RNA-guided endonuclease InsQ/TnpB family protein, translated as MMICQHFLLEPTKEQEEKLFYTLYLCRKLYIKIKAHRDFDPTKVKTINIKYHTGKWYINLSVEIDVGEKEKASIGEKAIGIDKGINSIAATSDGELYLNPRWLQKAEKKLKRLQRQLSRKKKGSKNREKQKKRLAKLHEKVANQRRDYLHKISYNIVKNNDIICVEDLQVKSMMKNHKLAKSIANAGWGMLDKYLQYKAERERKIFIKVNPAYTSQRCSRCGKIVEKDLSVRIHKCECGLEIDRDVNAAVNVLHEGLRQLGIAA; from the coding sequence ATGATGATATGTCAGCATTTTCTCCTAGAGCCAACAAAAGAGCAGGAAGAAAAGCTGTTTTATACACTGTATTTGTGCCGCAAATTATATATAAAAATAAAAGCGCATAGAGACTTTGATCCGACAAAAGTGAAAACAATAAACATTAAATACCATACAGGCAAATGGTATATAAACTTATCAGTCGAAATAGATGTAGGAGAAAAAGAAAAAGCATCCATAGGAGAAAAAGCAATAGGAATAGATAAGGGGATAAATTCGATAGCAGCGACATCAGATGGAGAACTGTACTTAAACCCAAGATGGCTGCAAAAAGCAGAAAAAAAGTTAAAGAGACTGCAAAGGCAGCTGTCAAGGAAGAAGAAAGGAAGCAAAAATAGAGAAAAGCAAAAGAAGAGATTAGCAAAACTCCATGAAAAAGTAGCAAATCAGAGAAGGGACTATCTGCACAAGATAAGCTATAACATAGTCAAGAACAATGACATCATTTGCGTTGAGGATTTGCAAGTGAAAAGTATGATGAAAAATCATAAACTTGCAAAATCAATAGCAAATGCAGGGTGGGGAATGTTAGATAAGTATCTTCAGTATAAAGCGGAGAGAGAAAGAAAAATATTTATAAAAGTAAATCCGGCATATACATCGCAAAGATGCTCAAGGTGCGGAAAAATTGTAGAAAAAGACTTATCGGTGAGGATACACAAATGTGAATGTGGATTAGAAATAGATAGAGATGTAAATGCAGCAGTAAACGTACTTCATGAAGGATTAAGACAATTGGGGATAGCTGCATAA
- a CDS encoding spore coat protein yields MPQMTDKDYMMGVLGDLKFEIEGLSHAIVESADESLRRDFTSVLNTCFTDQKKVFDAISQRGWYKVRQASPQDIAHTRNTFQTPAII; encoded by the coding sequence ATGCCACAAATGACTGACAAGGATTATATGATGGGAGTACTTGGCGATTTGAAATTCGAAATCGAAGGCCTTTCCCATGCCATTGTGGAATCTGCTGATGAAAGCCTCAGAAGGGATTTTACATCGGTACTCAATACCTGTTTCACGGACCAAAAAAAGGTATTTGATGCCATATCCCAGAGAGGCTGGTATAAAGTAAGGCAAGCATCGCCACAGGATATCGCCCACACCAGAAACACCTTTCAAACACCCGCGATAATATAA
- the hisB gene encoding imidazoleglycerol-phosphate dehydratase HisB has translation MRKAELNRETLETQIYIELNLDGKGSSDISTGIGFFDHMLILFSKHGLFDLKIVAKGDLNVDSHHTIEDVGITMGKAFNTALRDKVGITRYGSVYLPMDEALVRVVVDISGRPFLHYDVSFTAERIGEMDTKMVEEFMRAFAFNAGITLHMDLLHGSNNHHIAEACFKGLGRALRYAVSLDEREAGLPTTKGVL, from the coding sequence ATGAGAAAGGCTGAATTAAACAGGGAAACACTGGAAACACAGATATATATTGAATTAAATCTGGACGGTAAGGGGAGCTCAGATATATCAACAGGTATAGGCTTTTTCGATCACATGCTAATATTATTTTCAAAACATGGTTTATTTGATTTAAAGATTGTGGCAAAAGGTGATTTGAATGTAGATAGCCACCATACCATAGAAGATGTGGGAATAACCATGGGAAAGGCCTTTAATACGGCGCTGAGGGATAAGGTCGGTATCACAAGATATGGGAGTGTTTATTTGCCTATGGATGAAGCACTGGTAAGAGTAGTGGTGGATATAAGTGGCAGGCCATTTTTGCACTACGATGTATCATTTACAGCGGAGAGAATAGGAGAAATGGATACAAAGATGGTAGAGGAATTTATGAGGGCTTTTGCTTTTAATGCCGGCATTACCCTCCATATGGATTTGCTTCATGGAAGCAATAACCATCATATTGCAGAAGCCTGCTTTAAAGGATTGGGAAGGGCTTTGAGATATGCGGTATCTTTGGATGAAAGGGAGGCGGGTCTACCCACTACCAAAGGTGTATTGTAA
- the hisD gene encoding histidinol dehydrogenase gives MRILDFRGGVDANSLKEFTQRSAKDTCEIRQTVDQIIKEVREKGDEALFEYTAKFDGVHLTSDTIKVTEQEINAAYEDVNIELLNAIRKAIKNITEYHEKQKQNSWMDFKEGIIYGQRVRPLEKVGIYVPGGSAAYPSSVLMNAIPAVVAGVEEIIMVTPPKEKINSAVLVAAHEVGINTIYRIGGAQAIAALAFGTQSVAKVDKIVGPGNIYVAMAKRAVYGYVDIDMVAGPSEVLIVADDTSNPVWVAADLLSQAEHDVMASSILVTTSKVLAEKVMSALETQISGLERRDIIKKSLEDYGAIILVKDINDALCIANEIAPEHLELAVQNPFEILPMVKNAGAIFLGHTAPEPLGDYMAGPNHVLPTSGTARFFSPLSVDDFVKKMSVLYYSRERLEEIKDDIIRLAEAEGLTAHANSIKVRF, from the coding sequence TTGAGGATACTGGATTTTAGAGGTGGAGTGGATGCTAATTCCCTTAAGGAATTTACTCAAAGATCTGCTAAAGACACTTGTGAAATCAGACAGACAGTGGATCAGATCATAAAAGAAGTGAGAGAAAAAGGCGATGAGGCTTTATTTGAGTACACGGCAAAATTTGATGGTGTGCATTTGACGTCAGATACCATAAAGGTTACAGAACAGGAGATCAATGCTGCATATGAAGACGTGAATATAGAACTCTTAAATGCTATTCGAAAAGCTATCAAAAACATAACGGAATACCATGAAAAGCAGAAGCAAAATTCGTGGATGGATTTTAAAGAAGGTATTATTTACGGCCAAAGGGTAAGGCCTTTAGAAAAAGTAGGGATATATGTCCCAGGTGGCAGTGCTGCATATCCTTCTTCAGTATTGATGAACGCTATACCTGCTGTGGTGGCAGGTGTTGAAGAGATCATAATGGTAACACCGCCTAAAGAGAAGATAAACAGTGCTGTACTGGTAGCAGCTCATGAAGTGGGTATTAACACTATATACAGAATAGGAGGCGCTCAGGCCATTGCAGCTTTGGCTTTTGGCACTCAATCGGTTGCGAAAGTAGATAAGATTGTGGGGCCTGGCAATATATATGTGGCCATGGCTAAAAGGGCGGTCTACGGATATGTGGATATTGATATGGTGGCAGGTCCCAGTGAAGTGCTTATTGTAGCAGATGATACGTCCAATCCGGTATGGGTGGCAGCGGATCTCTTATCTCAAGCTGAACACGATGTGATGGCCTCTTCTATTTTGGTCACTACATCAAAGGTGTTGGCGGAAAAGGTGATGTCGGCATTGGAAACACAGATAAGCGGCCTTGAAAGGCGGGATATTATAAAGAAATCCCTGGAAGATTATGGAGCTATTATCTTGGTCAAAGATATCAATGATGCGCTATGTATAGCCAACGAAATAGCCCCAGAGCACCTGGAATTAGCGGTGCAAAATCCCTTTGAAATTTTACCTATGGTCAAAAACGCTGGAGCGATATTCTTGGGACATACTGCACCAGAGCCCTTAGGCGATTATATGGCAGGACCCAACCACGTACTGCCTACGTCGGGCACTGCTAGATTTTTCTCGCCATTATCTGTTGATGACTTTGTCAAGAAAATGAGTGTTTTGTACTATTCCAGAGAGCGGCTGGAGGAGATAAAAGATGACATCATAAGGCTGGCTGAGGCGGAAGGATTAACAGCTCATGCCAATTCTATTAAAGTGAGATTTTAG
- the hisZ gene encoding ATP phosphoribosyltransferase regulatory subunit, with product MYLPDGVKDYLSDELMIKRKIEFKLRELFISWGYEEILPPSFEYYDTFKNTLRSIDEKDIFRFFDKEGDILALRPDVTTQIARIIAARYKDNMVKRFCYITNVFRYDEPQAGRLREFTQGGIELAGIKSDEADAEVIALAIRALNDIGIYDFKIDVGQVEFLDGFFEDLHLRDELVEKLKLYVSMKNLSGLERYLDELDIDVSVKQLLLMLPELFGGYEVLDKARAMTSNRKALDAIENLRGIYSVLKDLEMDRYVIFDLGTTQKLNYYTGIVFKGFVRDIGYGILAGGRYDNLVSNFGINRAAVGFAIGIERAMLALVKQHGDGVNLPKKTLIIYSRAKIKDAFLKAEEMRKEGKIVELALNSDSSRYDLQRYSDVISLL from the coding sequence TTGTATTTACCTGATGGGGTTAAAGACTATCTCTCTGATGAGCTAATGATAAAGAGAAAAATCGAGTTTAAGCTGAGAGAGTTGTTTATATCATGGGGATATGAGGAAATTTTACCACCTTCTTTTGAATACTATGATACGTTTAAAAATACGTTAAGATCCATAGATGAAAAGGATATATTCAGGTTTTTTGATAAAGAGGGGGATATACTGGCGCTAAGGCCTGACGTTACCACGCAGATCGCCAGAATAATAGCTGCCAGGTACAAAGACAATATGGTAAAGAGGTTTTGCTATATCACCAATGTATTCAGATACGATGAACCCCAGGCCGGAAGGCTCAGGGAATTTACCCAGGGGGGAATAGAACTCGCAGGCATAAAATCTGATGAAGCGGATGCTGAAGTAATAGCACTGGCAATCCGGGCGCTTAATGACATAGGTATTTATGATTTTAAGATAGACGTGGGACAAGTAGAATTTCTTGATGGTTTTTTTGAGGATTTACATCTTAGAGATGAATTGGTAGAGAAACTAAAATTGTATGTTTCCATGAAAAACCTTTCAGGTCTTGAAAGGTATCTGGATGAGCTGGATATAGACGTGAGCGTGAAACAATTACTTTTAATGCTTCCTGAGCTTTTTGGTGGATATGAGGTTCTGGATAAGGCAAGGGCCATGACGTCTAACAGAAAAGCCCTTGACGCTATAGAGAATTTGCGGGGCATTTACAGCGTACTAAAAGACCTGGAAATGGACAGATACGTGATTTTCGACCTGGGCACTACGCAGAAGTTGAATTACTATACCGGCATAGTATTTAAGGGATTTGTAAGAGACATAGGATATGGTATTCTAGCGGGTGGACGCTACGATAATTTGGTATCCAATTTTGGGATAAATAGGGCGGCGGTAGGCTTTGCTATTGGCATAGAAAGGGCGATGCTGGCACTTGTTAAACAGCATGGTGATGGTGTAAATCTACCTAAAAAAACATTGATCATCTATTCAAGAGCTAAGATCAAAGATGCGTTTTTAAAGGCCGAGGAAATGAGGAAAGAAGGTAAGATCGTAGAACTTGCGCTAAACAGTGACTCTTCGCGGTATGATTTGCAAAGGTATAGCGATGTAATCTCGCTTTTATAA
- the hisC gene encoding histidinol-phosphate transaminase has translation MIKDLVRRDVVNLKNYQVHMQQCKYKMDANESPFDLPEDIYARLSEVIRNARPNIYPDPLATRLRGAISAYAGVNADNIIVGNGSDDLIHGIMNSFVEREDFVLYPEPSFSMYRIYTLIAGAKPIGIPLGEDFQYHVGTFIEAVNKYAPKVVFLCVPNNPTGNVLSKEAIVDILESVKGLLVVDEAYYEFYGETVVDLIGKYPNLVILRTFSKAMGIAGLRVGYLISSNEVIDELYKTKSPYNINSVSQAVAYEVLKSGIYKERLNYIISERNRLFNRLKEIKGVKAYPSAANFILIRVADAEKVHQKLIEKDILVRSFKGDPYLNDCLRITVGTAEANEHLIKSLREIMQ, from the coding sequence ATGATAAAAGATCTAGTTCGGCGGGATGTGGTCAACCTAAAGAATTATCAGGTGCACATGCAGCAATGTAAGTACAAGATGGATGCAAATGAATCTCCTTTTGATTTACCTGAAGATATATATGCGAGGCTCAGCGAAGTTATCAGAAATGCCAGACCCAATATATATCCTGACCCTCTGGCAACTAGATTGCGAGGTGCCATATCAGCCTATGCGGGAGTTAATGCTGATAATATAATAGTAGGCAACGGCTCTGATGATTTAATACATGGTATAATGAACTCTTTTGTTGAAAGAGAGGATTTTGTACTATATCCCGAACCATCTTTCAGCATGTACCGTATATATACCTTAATAGCAGGAGCAAAGCCTATTGGTATACCGCTGGGAGAAGATTTTCAATACCATGTAGGGACATTTATTGAGGCTGTAAATAAATACGCACCCAAAGTGGTGTTTTTATGCGTGCCTAATAATCCTACGGGTAATGTACTATCAAAAGAGGCTATTGTCGATATATTAGAATCAGTTAAAGGCCTTCTGGTGGTGGATGAGGCCTATTATGAATTTTATGGGGAGACTGTTGTAGATCTGATTGGAAAGTATCCTAATCTGGTGATTTTGAGGACTTTTTCTAAAGCCATGGGGATAGCGGGACTGAGGGTAGGTTACCTTATATCCAGCAATGAAGTAATTGATGAGTTGTATAAGACTAAATCCCCTTATAACATTAATTCTGTTTCACAGGCTGTTGCATATGAGGTATTAAAGAGCGGTATATATAAGGAAAGGTTGAATTATATAATAAGCGAGAGAAATAGGCTTTTCAATAGACTCAAAGAGATAAAGGGCGTGAAGGCATACCCCAGTGCTGCGAATTTTATACTGATAAGGGTTGCTGATGCCGAAAAAGTACATCAGAAGTTGATTGAAAAAGATATACTTGTGAGGAGTTTTAAAGGGGATCCATATCTCAACGATTGCCTCAGGATAACGGTGGGGACTGCAGAGGCCAATGAGCACCTTATAAAATCCTTGAGGGAAATAATGCAGTGA
- the hisA gene encoding 1-(5-phosphoribosyl)-5-[(5-phosphoribosylamino)methylideneamino]imidazole-4-carboxamide isomerase has protein sequence MIIFPAIDILEGKCVRLTQGEYDTSVVYSESPEDMADLWIGKGAKYLHVVDLDGAKEGFPVNNDVIKKIVDKGIKVQLGGGIRKAEHIDEMLKLGIYRIILGTSAIENEELLKYAVHKYGDRIAVSIDSRNRKVATRGWLETSDISDVDFAKKVKKLGVKMVIFTDISKDGMLKGPNFEAINEINSVGIDVIASGGISTLDDIRKLKEMGIYGAIVGKALYTGNIDITRALEVASC, from the coding sequence ATGATAATATTTCCGGCAATAGACATATTGGAAGGAAAATGTGTGCGGTTAACACAAGGCGAGTACGATACTTCTGTTGTATATTCAGAAAGTCCTGAGGATATGGCTGACCTGTGGATAGGTAAGGGAGCTAAATATCTGCACGTGGTAGATCTGGATGGTGCTAAAGAAGGATTTCCGGTAAATAATGACGTTATTAAGAAAATCGTAGATAAGGGTATAAAGGTGCAATTGGGTGGCGGTATAAGAAAAGCTGAGCATATTGATGAGATGTTGAAATTGGGAATTTACAGGATTATATTAGGTACTTCAGCTATAGAAAATGAAGAACTTCTGAAGTATGCTGTACATAAATATGGTGATAGAATAGCAGTAAGCATAGATTCCAGAAATCGCAAGGTGGCCACAAGAGGCTGGTTAGAGACCTCCGATATAAGCGATGTAGATTTTGCAAAAAAGGTGAAAAAACTGGGTGTGAAGATGGTTATATTCACAGATATATCAAAGGATGGAATGCTAAAAGGGCCAAATTTCGAAGCTATAAATGAAATAAATAGTGTGGGTATTGACGTAATAGCATCAGGAGGGATATCTACGTTAGATGACATAAGGAAGCTTAAAGAGATGGGGATTTACGGTGCCATTGTCGGCAAAGCCTTGTATACGGGGAATATTGATATAACCCGGGCTCTGGAGGTGGCATCATGCTGA
- the rbr gene encoding rubrerythrin, whose translation MANLKGTKTAENLMKAFAGESQARNRYTYYASVARKEGYIQIANIFLETAENEKEHAKVFFKLLNGELNGETVEINATYPVSLGDTRSNLLAAASGENEEWVQLYPYFAEVAEQEGFKDIANSFRKIAEVEKHHEERYRKLLTNIENNTVFSKGKKVLWKCNNCGYIYEGESAPEVCPACSHPQGYFEVLVENY comes from the coding sequence ATGGCAAACTTAAAAGGCACAAAAACTGCTGAAAATCTGATGAAGGCTTTTGCAGGTGAATCTCAAGCAAGAAACAGATACACCTATTACGCTTCAGTTGCAAGAAAAGAAGGATATATCCAGATAGCTAATATATTCTTAGAAACAGCTGAAAACGAAAAAGAACACGCCAAGGTATTTTTCAAACTTTTAAACGGAGAATTAAACGGTGAAACCGTAGAGATAAATGCTACATATCCTGTCAGTCTTGGCGATACAAGGTCAAATCTGTTAGCTGCCGCTAGCGGCGAAAATGAAGAATGGGTTCAGCTTTATCCTTACTTTGCTGAAGTAGCAGAGCAAGAAGGCTTTAAGGATATAGCCAATTCATTTAGAAAAATAGCAGAAGTGGAAAAACACCACGAGGAGAGATATAGGAAACTCCTTACCAATATAGAAAATAATACGGTGTTTAGTAAGGGTAAAAAGGTCCTCTGGAAATGCAATAATTGCGGATATATTTATGAAGGTGAAAGCGCCCCTGAAGTTTGTCCAGCATGTTCTCATCCTCAAGGTTATTTTGAGGTGCTTGTAGAAAATTATTGA
- the hisIE gene encoding bifunctional phosphoribosyl-AMP cyclohydrolase/phosphoribosyl-ATP diphosphatase HisIE, translating into MELNEIELKFDENGLIPAIVQDVYTKEVLMLGYMNRESLELTLKTGRVNFYSRSRKALWLKGETSGNYLNLKKLRYDCDGDALLIEVIPEGPVCHTGNKSCFYRTLHESEDSPDGVAIIEKLYKRIQDRKEHPVEGSYTNYLFDKGIDKILKKVGEECAETIIAAKNNSPDEIRYEVSDLVYHLLVMLVDRGVDVKQIYDELTRRYKK; encoded by the coding sequence ATGGAGTTAAATGAAATTGAGTTGAAATTTGATGAGAATGGACTTATACCTGCTATCGTTCAGGATGTATACACAAAAGAGGTATTGATGCTGGGTTACATGAATAGGGAGAGTCTTGAATTAACATTAAAGACGGGGAGGGTGAATTTTTACAGCAGGAGCAGGAAGGCTTTGTGGCTTAAGGGAGAGACCTCGGGAAATTACTTAAATTTAAAAAAGTTGAGATATGACTGCGATGGGGATGCGCTTCTCATAGAAGTAATTCCCGAAGGGCCTGTATGCCATACGGGCAATAAAAGCTGTTTTTACAGGACGTTGCATGAGTCGGAGGATTCCCCTGATGGCGTAGCTATAATTGAAAAACTATACAAAAGAATTCAGGATAGAAAAGAACATCCTGTGGAAGGTTCCTATACAAATTATCTTTTTGATAAAGGAATAGATAAGATATTGAAGAAGGTCGGCGAAGAATGCGCAGAAACTATAATAGCTGCTAAAAATAATTCTCCAGATGAAATTAGGTATGAGGTATCGGATCTGGTATATCATCTTCTGGTGATGCTTGTAGATAGAGGTGTTGATGTGAAACAGATATACGACGAATTGACCAGAAGGTATAAAAAATAA
- the hisF gene encoding imidazole glycerol phosphate synthase subunit HisF: MLTKRIIPCLDVKGGRVVKGVNFVNLRDAGDPVEIAQIYNEAGADELVFLDITASYEKRGIMLDVVKRTSEKVFIPLTVGGGIRTAEDFREILKSGADKISINSAAVRNPDLITEAARRFGSQCVVVAIDAKKVGPEKWNVYIDGGRVDTGLDAVEWAKRVQALGAGEILLTSMDADGTKNGYDIPLTKIISEEVDIPVIASGGAGRKEHFLQVLTEGKADAALAASLFHYGELQISELKEYLAAHGVPVRSGW, translated from the coding sequence ATGCTGACAAAGCGTATAATACCATGCCTTGATGTGAAAGGGGGCAGGGTAGTAAAGGGCGTCAATTTTGTGAATCTAAGGGATGCGGGTGATCCTGTAGAGATAGCTCAAATTTATAATGAGGCTGGTGCCGATGAACTGGTTTTTCTGGATATTACAGCTTCCTATGAAAAGCGTGGCATAATGCTCGATGTGGTTAAAAGGACATCGGAAAAGGTGTTTATACCGTTGACTGTCGGTGGCGGCATAAGGACTGCTGAGGACTTCCGAGAGATACTTAAGAGTGGAGCTGATAAAATTTCCATAAATTCTGCTGCGGTAAGGAACCCTGATCTTATCACAGAGGCAGCCAGGAGGTTTGGCAGCCAGTGCGTTGTGGTTGCTATTGACGCCAAGAAAGTGGGTCCTGAGAAATGGAATGTGTACATCGATGGAGGAAGGGTAGATACAGGTCTTGACGCTGTGGAATGGGCGAAAAGAGTACAGGCTTTGGGAGCTGGAGAGATATTGCTTACAAGTATGGATGCCGATGGCACCAAAAATGGTTATGATATCCCCCTTACGAAGATCATCTCGGAGGAAGTGGATATACCTGTCATAGCTTCAGGAGGTGCAGGGAGAAAAGAGCACTTTTTGCAGGTACTTACGGAAGGTAAGGCCGATGCAGCTCTGGCAGCATCGTTGTTTCACTATGGCGAATTGCAGATAAGCGAGTTGAAGGAGTACCTTGCAGCCCATGGCGTTCCAGTTAGATCAGGGTGGTAG
- a CDS encoding N-acetylmuramoyl-L-alanine amidase family protein, which yields MFISYRTMTTALIIFFTLCIFPLSQLLKVQHVFARLQPLSGKVIVIDPGHGGIDGGCNRGGILEKNINLSVALTLRKKLENAGATVFMTRETDTALDHLNNKNPYRHKRDLIARVDIINQHKPDIFLSLHVNSGNSKSRGAIVFFSSKNPESKKLAQPIQDYLNELTGQVNTSLTGDFYILRNAASPGVLIEMGFISNPQEANLLQDKTYQSKLADAILSGVMYYFLN from the coding sequence ATGTTTATCAGTTATCGTACCATGACCACAGCGTTGATAATCTTTTTTACTCTTTGTATTTTTCCATTGTCTCAATTGCTGAAAGTACAACATGTCTTTGCCAGACTTCAACCTTTATCAGGAAAAGTAATAGTGATAGATCCTGGACATGGCGGAATAGATGGCGGCTGCAACAGAGGTGGAATTCTCGAAAAAAACATAAATCTATCCGTAGCTTTAACCCTTCGCAAAAAACTTGAAAACGCCGGTGCAACAGTTTTTATGACAAGGGAAACCGATACGGCCCTTGACCACTTAAATAACAAAAACCCTTACAGGCACAAGAGAGATCTCATAGCAAGGGTAGATATTATCAATCAACACAAGCCTGATATTTTTTTAAGCCTCCATGTAAACTCGGGAAACAGCAAAAGCCGCGGAGCCATCGTTTTCTTTTCAAGCAAAAATCCCGAAAGTAAAAAACTGGCACAACCTATACAGGATTATCTTAATGAATTAACTGGTCAAGTGAATACCTCTCTAACGGGAGATTTTTATATTCTTCGAAATGCCGCAAGCCCAGGCGTACTGATCGAAATGGGCTTTATATCCAATCCCCAGGAAGCCAATCTCCTGCAAGATAAAACATATCAATCAAAGCTGGCAGATGCCATCCTATCTGGCGTAATGTACTACTTCCTTAATTGA